From Plectropomus leopardus isolate mb chromosome 17, YSFRI_Pleo_2.0, whole genome shotgun sequence, a single genomic window includes:
- the LOC121956553 gene encoding RNA-binding protein with serine-rich domain 1-like, whose protein sequence is MAPSPTKRKEEEKAKDRGKEKTGAKEGDKERGREKARKRRSASTGSSSSRSRSSSTSSSSSGSSSGSSSGSSSSGSSRSGSSSSRSSSSSSSSGSPSPSRRRHDNRRRSRSTSKTQKRGDDKERRKRSPSPKPTKVHLGRLTRNVTKDHIQEIFSTYGKIKMVEMPMDRVHPHLSRGYAYVEFENPEEAQKALKHMDGGQIDGQEITASAVLTQRVRPPPRRPSPPRRMPPPQHMWRRSPPRMRRRSRSPRRRSPIRRRSRSRSPGRRRHRSRSSSNSSR, encoded by the exons AT GGCACCATCACCCACAAAGcggaaggaggaggaaaaagcaAAAGACAGAGGCAAAGAAAAGACTGGTGCTAAGgaaggagacaaagagagaggacGGGAGAAAGCAAGGAAACGCCGCAGTGCCTCTACtggtagcagcagcagcag ATCCAGATCTAGCTCTACTTCAAGCAGCAGCTCTGGTTCCAGCTCAGGCTCCTCCAGTGGGTCCAGCTCATCTGGTTCCAGCCGCTCTGGATCTTCAAGCTCtcgttcctcctcctcctccagctcctcaggCTCCCCTAGCCCCAGCCGTAGACGCCATGACAACCGCCGCCGTTCTCGCTCAAC GTCCAAAACACAGAAGAGGGGAGATGATAAGGAGCGAAGGAAAAGAAGCCCCAGCCCCAAACCAACTAAAGTTCACTTAGGGCGGCTGACCAGGAACGTCACCAAG GACCACATCCAGGAGATCTTTTCCACTTATGGAAAAATCAAAATGGTTGAAATGCCAATGGACAGGGTCCACCCACACCTGTCAAGAGGCTACGCTTATGTGGAGTTTGAGAATCCGGAGGAGGCCCAGAAAGCCCTGAAACACATGGACGGAG GCCAGATTGACGGACAGGAAATCACTGCATCTGCTGTGCTAACTCAGCGAGTGCGTCCTCCACCTCGTAGACCTTCTCCACCCCGCAGGATGCCCCCGCCGCAGCATATGTGGCGTCGCAGTCCACCGCGCATGAGGAGAAG GTCCCGCTCTCCAAGGAGGCGGTCCCCAATACGTCGCCGCTCTCGCTCCAGATCTCCTGGTCGCAGACGTCACCGCTCTCGTTCCAGCTCTAACTCCTCCAGATAG